From a region of the Microterricola gilva genome:
- a CDS encoding globin, with protein MTEQQNTPALPVQLRRSEHGQAATVSFYEQVGGRATFEKLVTEFYRGVADDPVLKPMYPEEDLGPAAERLTMFLEQYWGGPGTYGEQRGHPRLRMRHGAFKVNPDARDRWLAHMRTAVDTLDLSPLHEATLWDYLQRAAHSLVNTFED; from the coding sequence ATGACCGAGCAGCAGAACACCCCAGCCCTCCCCGTGCAGCTGCGCAGAAGCGAGCACGGCCAAGCGGCGACCGTGAGCTTCTACGAGCAGGTCGGCGGACGCGCGACGTTCGAGAAGCTCGTGACCGAGTTCTACCGCGGGGTCGCCGACGACCCGGTGCTGAAGCCGATGTACCCGGAGGAGGACCTCGGGCCAGCCGCAGAGCGCCTCACGATGTTCCTCGAGCAGTACTGGGGCGGTCCTGGAACGTACGGCGAGCAGCGCGGGCACCCACGACTGCGAATGCGCCACGGTGCGTTCAAGGTCAATCCGGACGCCCGCGACCGCTGGCTGGCGCACATGCGCACCGCCGTCGACACGCTCGACCTCTCGCCCCTGCACGAGGCGACGCTGTGGGACTACCTGCAGCGCGCCGCGCACTCGTTGGTGAACACCTTCGAGGACTGA
- a CDS encoding FAD-binding dehydrogenase — translation MPETIDAIIIGAGLSGLVAASELVEAGKRVLIVEQEPEASLGGQAWWSFGGLFLIDSPEQRRMGVKDTAELASQDWFGSAGFDRDEDLWPRRWAEAYLDFAAREKRDWLHAKGVRFFPVVGWAERGSGTATGHGNSVPRFHITWGTGPGILEPFIARVRDGVQAGLVTAKHRHQVDELIVEDGAVVGVRGSVLAPSSAARGEASSRDVIGGFEFRAPAVIVASGGIGGNHDLVRKQWPARLGTAPTEMLSGVPAHVDGRMLGIAESAGARLINGDRMWHYVEGIQNWDPVWKLHGIRILPGPSSLWFDATGKRLPVPLFPGFDTLGTLEHLRTTGHDHSWFVLTQKIIEKEFALSGSEQNPDLTGKDVKLLAKRVAPGAPGPVEAFKSNGADFVVADTLDELLAGMQGLSPDVPIDAVAVRAEIEARDREIDNDFSKDMQVVALRGARSYRGDKLIRVASPHKILDPKAGPLIAVKLHILTRKSLGGIQTNLDSQALDADGTLITGLYAVGEASGFGGGGVHGYRSLEGTFLGGCLFSGRQAGRAVASL, via the coding sequence ATGCCAGAGACCATCGACGCCATCATCATCGGAGCCGGCCTCTCCGGCCTCGTCGCCGCCTCGGAGCTCGTGGAGGCGGGCAAACGGGTGCTGATCGTCGAGCAGGAGCCGGAGGCCAGTCTCGGCGGGCAGGCATGGTGGAGCTTCGGCGGACTGTTCCTCATCGATTCCCCCGAACAGCGGAGGATGGGTGTCAAGGACACGGCGGAGCTCGCCAGCCAGGACTGGTTCGGCAGCGCTGGCTTCGACCGCGACGAGGACCTGTGGCCGAGGCGCTGGGCCGAGGCGTATCTGGACTTCGCGGCGCGGGAGAAGCGGGACTGGCTGCACGCGAAGGGGGTGCGCTTCTTCCCCGTCGTCGGCTGGGCCGAGCGCGGCAGCGGCACGGCAACCGGCCACGGCAACTCGGTCCCGCGCTTCCACATCACCTGGGGCACCGGCCCCGGCATCCTGGAGCCGTTCATCGCCAGGGTGCGCGATGGCGTGCAGGCCGGCCTCGTCACCGCGAAGCACCGGCATCAGGTCGACGAGCTGATCGTCGAGGACGGGGCCGTGGTCGGCGTGAGGGGCAGCGTTCTCGCGCCGAGCAGCGCCGCACGCGGCGAGGCCAGCAGCCGCGACGTCATCGGCGGCTTCGAGTTCCGCGCCCCGGCCGTGATCGTGGCGTCCGGTGGCATCGGCGGCAACCATGACCTCGTGCGCAAGCAGTGGCCTGCCCGACTCGGCACCGCGCCGACCGAGATGTTGAGCGGGGTTCCCGCCCACGTCGACGGGCGGATGCTCGGCATCGCGGAGTCGGCCGGCGCACGACTCATCAACGGCGACAGGATGTGGCACTACGTCGAGGGCATCCAGAACTGGGACCCGGTGTGGAAGCTGCACGGAATCCGCATCCTCCCCGGGCCGTCATCGCTCTGGTTCGACGCGACGGGCAAACGGCTGCCGGTTCCGCTGTTCCCCGGCTTCGACACGCTCGGAACCCTCGAACACCTCAGGACGACCGGGCACGACCACAGCTGGTTCGTGCTCACGCAGAAGATCATCGAGAAGGAGTTCGCGCTCTCCGGCAGCGAGCAGAACCCCGATCTGACGGGGAAAGACGTGAAGCTGCTCGCCAAGCGCGTCGCCCCAGGGGCGCCTGGACCGGTTGAGGCGTTCAAGAGCAACGGCGCGGACTTCGTCGTCGCGGACACCCTCGACGAGTTGCTCGCCGGGATGCAGGGGCTCTCCCCCGATGTTCCGATCGACGCGGTGGCCGTGCGGGCCGAGATCGAGGCGCGCGACCGTGAGATCGACAACGACTTCAGCAAGGACATGCAGGTGGTCGCACTCCGCGGCGCGCGGAGCTACCGTGGCGACAAGCTGATCCGGGTGGCCAGCCCGCACAAGATCCTCGACCCCAAGGCCGGTCCGCTGATCGCCGTGAAGCTGCACATTCTCACCCGCAAGAGCCTCGGCGGGATCCAGACGAACCTGGACTCACAGGCGCTCGACGCCGATGGCACGCTCATCACCGGGCTGTACGCCGTTGGCGAGGCCAGCGGTTTCGGCGGAGGCGGCGTGCACGGCTACCGCTCGCTCGAGGGTACCTTCCTCGGTGGCTGCCTGTTCAGCGGGCGGCAGGCCGGGCGGGCGGTCGCCTCGCTCTGA
- a CDS encoding response regulator: MNDMIRVALVDDQALVRIGFRMVLEAETDIEVVGEAADGHAAIAMLERIRADVVLMDVRMPGLDGIAATRAILDSPQAPRVIVLTTFDLDEYAFEALRAGASGFLLKDARPEQLLQAIRAVHAGEAALAPRVTRRLIELVGAELPVAGSGAAVSAGPAAGALGSLTPREQEVLTAIAAGRSNTEIASELFLSESTVKTHVGRVFSKLGLRDRVHAVIFAYENGLAPGAG, encoded by the coding sequence ATGAACGACATGATCCGGGTGGCCCTCGTCGATGATCAGGCGCTCGTCCGCATCGGCTTCCGCATGGTGCTCGAGGCTGAAACCGATATCGAGGTCGTCGGCGAGGCCGCGGACGGGCACGCTGCCATCGCCATGCTCGAGCGGATCCGCGCCGACGTCGTTCTGATGGACGTGCGGATGCCTGGCCTCGACGGCATCGCTGCGACCCGTGCCATCCTCGACTCGCCTCAGGCCCCTCGCGTGATCGTGCTGACGACGTTCGACCTCGACGAGTACGCCTTCGAGGCGCTGCGCGCGGGAGCAAGCGGCTTCCTGCTGAAAGACGCCAGGCCGGAACAGCTGCTGCAGGCCATCCGCGCCGTCCACGCCGGCGAGGCCGCGCTCGCGCCGCGGGTCACCCGCCGGCTGATCGAGCTCGTCGGAGCGGAACTCCCCGTCGCGGGCAGTGGCGCTGCGGTGTCGGCCGGCCCGGCAGCGGGAGCGCTGGGCTCTCTCACCCCGCGCGAGCAGGAAGTACTCACGGCCATCGCCGCGGGGCGCAGCAACACCGAGATCGCGTCGGAGCTGTTCCTCTCCGAGTCGACCGTGAAGACCCACGTCGGCCGGGTGTTCTCCAAGCTCGGATTGCGCGACCGCGTGCACGCTGTGATCTTCGCCTACGAGAACGGCCTGGCGCCGGGGGCCGGCTAG
- a CDS encoding acyl-CoA thioesterase, translated as MIGPIEGLLSTLDLTDTGARTSEDIFTGPSQWMPLGRVFGGQVLAQSVTAAMRTVPDERTVHSMHGYFLRPGDVNLPITFSVDRIHDGRSFSTRRTQAYQDGVPILSMIASFQDGDTGLNHQIEMPDDMPEPDSLPTTADILGHIDHDAARYWSAERAFDMRHIPSSIYLTVDGERTAHQAVWMKAIGTLPDDPNLHRAALAYASDYSILEPVMRAHGVAWAKPGLKIASLDHAMWWHRFGRVDEWMLYVQDSPSAAGGRGLSRGSIFSRSGLLLASVAQEGMIRVPESA; from the coding sequence ATGATCGGACCAATCGAAGGTCTTCTCAGCACACTCGACCTCACCGACACCGGTGCACGAACGAGCGAAGACATCTTCACCGGTCCGTCACAGTGGATGCCGCTCGGCCGGGTCTTCGGCGGCCAGGTGCTCGCGCAGTCCGTCACCGCTGCGATGCGCACCGTGCCGGATGAGCGGACGGTGCACTCGATGCACGGCTACTTCCTGCGGCCCGGCGACGTCAACCTGCCGATCACCTTCTCGGTCGACCGCATCCACGACGGCCGCTCCTTCTCCACCCGGCGCACACAGGCTTACCAGGACGGCGTGCCGATCCTGTCGATGATCGCCTCGTTCCAGGACGGCGACACCGGACTCAACCACCAGATCGAGATGCCGGATGACATGCCGGAGCCGGACAGCCTGCCGACGACGGCCGACATTCTCGGCCACATCGACCACGACGCTGCCCGCTACTGGTCGGCGGAGCGCGCATTCGACATGCGCCACATCCCCTCATCGATCTACCTCACGGTCGACGGGGAGCGCACGGCGCACCAGGCCGTGTGGATGAAGGCCATCGGCACGCTGCCGGACGACCCGAATCTGCACCGGGCCGCACTGGCGTACGCCAGCGACTACTCGATTCTCGAGCCCGTGATGCGCGCACACGGAGTCGCGTGGGCGAAGCCAGGCCTCAAGATCGCCAGCCTCGACCACGCGATGTGGTGGCACCGCTTCGGGCGCGTCGACGAGTGGATGCTCTACGTGCAGGATTCGCCCAGCGCCGCTGGCGGGCGCGGCCTCTCCCGCGGCAGCATCTTCTCGCGCAGCGGCCTGTTGCTGGCATCCGTGGCCCAGGAGGGCATGATCCGGGTGCCGGAGAGCGCCTAG
- a CDS encoding AI-2E family transporter, translating to MWWTRTKTPKAVESYAPEREAELAAPPHRNAFVMVALGGATVAAFGIAGMQSIFAPVFFALVLTICVHPLRTTLEERGVPRGIATGSVITAVVVLLGGFGWAFILALGQFAALLPQYGPQLSAFAGSLADALSTIGFGPEQINDFINGFDPTRLVSFFTDILGSVAGLTTSVVIVLTMLILMAMDAAFIPTLFKQLGASKPLVVKSMNTYASGVRRYMVVTTVLGAAQGLVNWAALAILGIPGAALWGMLSFLCSFIPNIGYFIAIIPPLIFGLLTGGWPMVIAVVLIYGVINGIIQSVIQPRVVGGAVSLSQSITFFSVLFWALLIGPIGAILAIPLSLLVRALLIDSNPAAWWWRPVIGDLDETKQLMKEEDSEIKAARVQRKAEKRLNETP from the coding sequence ATGTGGTGGACGCGCACGAAGACTCCGAAGGCCGTCGAATCGTACGCGCCTGAGCGGGAGGCCGAGCTGGCGGCTCCGCCGCACCGCAACGCCTTCGTGATGGTGGCGCTCGGCGGGGCGACCGTTGCAGCCTTCGGCATCGCAGGCATGCAGTCGATCTTCGCTCCCGTCTTCTTCGCACTGGTGCTCACCATCTGTGTGCACCCGCTGCGGACGACCCTCGAGGAGCGCGGGGTTCCACGCGGCATCGCGACGGGATCGGTGATCACCGCGGTCGTTGTGCTGCTCGGCGGCTTCGGCTGGGCCTTCATCCTCGCACTCGGGCAGTTCGCCGCCCTGTTGCCGCAGTACGGCCCGCAGCTGTCGGCGTTTGCCGGCTCGCTCGCCGATGCGCTCAGCACGATCGGCTTCGGCCCAGAGCAGATCAACGACTTCATCAACGGTTTCGACCCGACGCGGCTGGTGAGCTTCTTCACAGACATCCTGGGCAGCGTCGCCGGACTCACCACCTCCGTCGTCATCGTGCTGACGATGCTAATCCTGATGGCCATGGATGCCGCATTCATCCCGACGTTGTTCAAGCAGCTCGGCGCCAGCAAGCCGCTCGTGGTGAAGTCGATGAACACCTATGCGAGCGGCGTGCGTCGGTACATGGTCGTCACGACGGTGCTCGGTGCGGCTCAGGGCCTCGTCAACTGGGCCGCGCTGGCGATCCTCGGGATTCCCGGCGCGGCGCTCTGGGGCATGCTCTCATTCCTCTGCAGTTTCATCCCCAACATCGGATACTTCATCGCGATCATCCCGCCGCTGATCTTCGGACTACTCACGGGCGGTTGGCCGATGGTCATCGCGGTTGTCCTCATCTACGGGGTGATCAACGGGATCATCCAGTCCGTCATCCAGCCCCGCGTCGTGGGCGGCGCCGTGTCGCTCAGCCAGTCGATCACGTTCTTCTCCGTGCTCTTCTGGGCGCTGCTGATCGGACCGATCGGTGCCATCCTGGCGATTCCACTCTCGCTGCTCGTGCGGGCGCTGCTGATCGACTCGAACCCGGCCGCATGGTGGTGGCGGCCCGTGATCGGCGACCTCGACGAGACCAAGCAGCTCATGAAGGAAGAAGACAGCGAGATCAAAGCGGCCAGGGTGCAGCGGAAGGCCGAGAAGCGGCTGAACGAGACGCCGTGA
- a CDS encoding mechanosensitive ion channel family protein: MNEFWGAVNGFFTAIGTFLQNDPKTFFGTLVNVIIIILLAIFIRWALHFVIQRVVRQIVSGVKKTQNIEDTQAIAAASPLAAVRLVQRTRTLGSVLSNAVNVTIFTVTLLLVINEIDSSVLGSFALLTAAVGAGLGFGAQNIVKDALNGLFMVMEDQLGVGDVVDVGPTTGVVEAVGIRITQIRDVNGTLWFVRNGEILRVGNMSQGWARVIIDLAVPYDSDVEAVEALMLKTATEMAASSKWRSRVLEKPEIWGLESISAEALVIRIVVKTRTVAKDDVSRELRIRLKKALDAEGVKLPALNSIVLTGFDSAASVKGARPPRTRPVNVVENLAPHAPKAPRARKSTPKPPTQNPEA, translated from the coding sequence ATGAATGAATTCTGGGGCGCCGTCAACGGCTTTTTCACAGCGATCGGCACGTTCCTGCAGAACGACCCGAAGACGTTCTTCGGCACGCTCGTCAACGTGATCATCATCATTCTGCTGGCGATCTTCATTCGCTGGGCGCTGCATTTCGTAATCCAGCGGGTCGTCCGCCAGATCGTGTCCGGCGTCAAGAAGACGCAGAACATCGAGGACACGCAGGCCATCGCGGCCGCATCGCCGCTGGCCGCTGTGCGCCTGGTGCAACGCACCCGCACCCTCGGCTCGGTGCTCAGCAACGCCGTGAACGTGACGATCTTCACCGTCACCCTGCTGCTCGTGATCAACGAGATCGATTCCTCGGTGCTCGGCTCCTTCGCGCTGCTCACCGCCGCGGTCGGTGCCGGCCTCGGTTTCGGCGCCCAGAACATCGTCAAGGACGCCCTCAACGGCCTGTTCATGGTGATGGAGGACCAGCTCGGCGTCGGCGACGTCGTCGACGTCGGCCCGACGACGGGTGTCGTCGAGGCGGTCGGCATCCGCATCACCCAGATCCGCGACGTCAACGGCACGCTCTGGTTCGTGCGCAACGGCGAGATTCTGCGCGTCGGCAACATGTCGCAGGGCTGGGCACGTGTGATCATCGACCTTGCCGTTCCATACGATTCCGACGTCGAGGCCGTCGAGGCGCTCATGTTGAAGACCGCAACGGAGATGGCGGCGAGCAGCAAGTGGCGCTCGCGCGTGCTCGAGAAGCCGGAGATCTGGGGGCTCGAGTCGATCTCGGCCGAGGCTCTCGTCATCCGCATCGTCGTGAAGACACGCACCGTCGCCAAGGACGACGTCTCGCGCGAGCTGCGCATCCGCCTGAAGAAGGCGTTGGATGCCGAGGGGGTCAAGCTGCCCGCCCTCAACTCGATCGTGCTCACCGGCTTCGACAGCGCGGCCAGCGTCAAGGGCGCCCGCCCGCCGCGCACCCGCCCCGTGAACGTGGTCGAGAATCTGGCGCCACACGCCCCGAAGGCCCCGCGCGCCCGGAAGAGCACGCCGAAGCCACCAACGCAGAACCCGGAAGCCTGA
- a CDS encoding acyl-CoA thioesterase yields MRLHVPTRLRWSDLDAYGHVNNAEMLRLLEEARIEAFWSNDDGHQSAVGASTAVLDGRPGASTLTLIARQEIEYLVPIPYLRQPLDVQLWIGHIGGASLEVCYEVWSPAGAADATLFTRAATTIVLVDAATERPRRINEAERAAWTPYVDAPVAFGKRR; encoded by the coding sequence ATGAGACTGCACGTTCCAACGCGGCTGCGCTGGTCGGACCTCGACGCCTACGGGCACGTCAACAACGCCGAGATGCTGCGCCTGCTCGAAGAGGCGCGCATCGAGGCGTTCTGGTCGAACGACGATGGGCACCAGAGCGCGGTCGGTGCCAGCACCGCCGTGCTCGACGGCCGGCCTGGAGCCTCGACGCTCACGCTGATCGCCAGGCAGGAGATCGAGTACCTCGTGCCCATCCCGTACCTCCGACAGCCGCTCGACGTGCAGCTCTGGATCGGCCACATCGGCGGGGCGAGCCTCGAGGTCTGCTACGAGGTCTGGTCACCGGCCGGCGCCGCCGACGCGACCCTGTTCACGCGCGCGGCGACAACGATCGTGCTCGTGGATGCCGCGACCGAGCGTCCGCGCCGCATCAACGAAGCAGAGCGCGCCGCGTGGACCCCCTACGTTGACGCCCCTGTCGCATTCGGCAAACGCCGCTGA
- a CDS encoding arylsulfatase, which produces MAAEFRGTVGIDIRDSEPDWTPFEPTKAPPGAPNVVYIVLDDVGFSAMSCYGGPIDTPNIDSIAADGVRYTQWHTTALCSPTRSCLLTGRNHTRNSMACITEAAIGFPNASGTIPPANGMISEILGEAGWNTYAVGKWHLCPDDEMNVASTRRNWPSGRGFERFYGFLGAETNQWYPEIVYDNHPVDQPSTPEEGYHFSEDITDRAIGFIRDAKAIAPDKPFFLYYAPGAAHAPHHAPKEWADRYSGRFDMGYEAMREQTLARQKSLGLVPADTELPGLNPIGTPESRTGPDGAPFPVMDVTRPWDSLSADEKRLFSRMAEVYAGFLSHADHQIGRLLDEIDDIGERENTIVVVVSDNGASGEGGPNGSVNEMKFINGVPDNMADNLGLLEELGGPRTYNHYPNGWAMAFNTPFKMWKRYEFNGGTADPCIISWPAGSSARGEIREQYHHAVDLVPTILDALGVEAPTHIKGHEQSTFDGVSMRYSLDDGAAPTQRRTQFYSMLGSRALWHDGWKAITNHPTLSGWSHFNDDEWELYHTDVDRAELHNLAAEHPEKLRELVNLWFAEAGRNQAFPLDDRSAFEIVMTPRPLLAAPRDRYVYFPGMSEVPESQSANIRNRSFVLGALVDLPQPGAAGVLFAQGSEFGGHALYVKDNRLHYVNNFVGLFEQKVDAEEDLPVGENLILSASFAKDGEDGPGVATGLLTLFHGDRAVGSKRIKTQAGKFSLAGEGLAVGRDGGAPVTADYPGTAPWAFTGGTLHRLRVDVSGEPYLDLEREAQAMLMRE; this is translated from the coding sequence GTGGCTGCAGAATTCCGTGGGACCGTCGGCATCGACATCCGAGATTCCGAACCCGACTGGACACCGTTCGAACCGACGAAGGCCCCGCCAGGTGCGCCGAACGTCGTCTACATCGTCCTCGACGACGTCGGCTTCTCGGCGATGTCCTGTTACGGCGGCCCGATCGACACCCCCAACATCGACAGCATCGCCGCCGACGGTGTGCGGTACACGCAGTGGCACACGACGGCGCTCTGCTCGCCGACTCGCTCGTGTCTGCTCACCGGTCGCAACCACACGCGCAACAGCATGGCCTGCATCACCGAGGCGGCGATCGGCTTCCCCAACGCCAGCGGCACGATTCCGCCGGCGAACGGGATGATCTCCGAGATCCTCGGCGAGGCGGGCTGGAACACCTACGCCGTCGGCAAGTGGCATCTCTGCCCGGATGACGAGATGAACGTCGCATCGACGAGGCGCAACTGGCCGAGCGGTCGTGGCTTCGAGCGTTTCTACGGCTTCCTCGGCGCGGAGACGAACCAGTGGTACCCCGAGATCGTCTACGACAACCACCCCGTCGACCAGCCATCGACGCCGGAAGAGGGCTACCACTTCTCCGAGGACATCACCGATCGGGCCATCGGTTTCATCCGGGACGCCAAGGCGATCGCCCCGGACAAGCCGTTCTTCCTCTACTACGCTCCAGGCGCGGCGCACGCCCCGCACCACGCGCCGAAGGAGTGGGCCGACCGCTACTCCGGGCGCTTCGACATGGGCTACGAGGCGATGCGCGAGCAGACACTCGCTCGGCAGAAGTCCCTCGGCCTGGTTCCGGCAGACACCGAGCTCCCCGGGCTGAACCCGATCGGAACACCGGAGAGCAGGACGGGTCCTGATGGCGCGCCGTTCCCCGTGATGGACGTGACGCGCCCATGGGACTCACTCTCCGCCGATGAGAAGCGTCTGTTCAGCCGGATGGCGGAGGTGTACGCGGGCTTCCTCTCCCACGCCGACCATCAGATCGGGCGTCTGCTCGACGAGATCGACGACATCGGCGAACGCGAGAACACAATCGTCGTCGTCGTCTCCGACAACGGTGCCAGTGGCGAGGGCGGTCCGAACGGTTCCGTCAATGAGATGAAGTTCATCAACGGTGTTCCGGACAACATGGCGGACAACCTCGGGCTGCTTGAGGAGCTCGGCGGCCCTCGGACGTACAACCACTACCCGAACGGCTGGGCGATGGCGTTCAACACCCCGTTCAAGATGTGGAAGCGCTACGAATTCAACGGCGGAACGGCTGACCCGTGCATCATCTCGTGGCCGGCGGGTTCGAGCGCGCGTGGCGAGATCCGTGAGCAGTACCACCACGCCGTCGACCTCGTGCCCACGATCCTCGACGCCCTGGGCGTCGAGGCGCCGACGCACATCAAGGGGCATGAGCAGAGCACTTTCGACGGCGTCAGCATGCGCTACTCGCTCGACGATGGCGCGGCTCCGACGCAACGGCGAACACAGTTCTACTCAATGCTCGGGTCCAGAGCGCTGTGGCACGACGGTTGGAAGGCGATCACGAACCATCCGACGCTCAGCGGGTGGAGCCACTTCAACGACGACGAGTGGGAGCTCTACCACACCGACGTCGACAGGGCAGAGCTGCACAACCTGGCAGCAGAGCACCCGGAGAAGCTGCGCGAGCTCGTGAATCTGTGGTTCGCCGAGGCCGGTCGCAACCAGGCGTTCCCGCTCGACGACCGCTCGGCATTCGAGATCGTCATGACGCCGAGGCCACTCCTCGCGGCACCGCGCGACCGCTACGTCTATTTCCCGGGGATGTCGGAGGTTCCTGAGTCGCAGTCGGCCAACATCCGCAACCGCTCCTTCGTGCTCGGCGCGCTCGTCGACCTGCCGCAGCCGGGTGCGGCTGGAGTGCTGTTCGCCCAGGGTTCCGAGTTCGGCGGCCACGCGCTCTACGTCAAGGACAACCGGCTCCACTACGTGAACAACTTCGTCGGGCTCTTCGAGCAGAAGGTCGACGCGGAGGAGGACCTGCCGGTCGGCGAGAATCTGATCCTCTCGGCATCCTTCGCCAAAGACGGAGAGGATGGGCCGGGTGTGGCAACGGGCCTGTTGACCCTCTTCCACGGCGACCGGGCCGTCGGGTCGAAACGCATCAAGACGCAGGCGGGCAAGTTCTCGCTCGCCGGTGAGGGGCTCGCGGTCGGCCGGGACGGCGGTGCCCCGGTCACGGCGGACTATCCGGGGACGGCGCCCTGGGCGTTCACCGGTGGAACGCTGCACCGCCTGCGCGTCGACGTCAGCGGCGAGCCGTACCTCGATCTGGAACGCGAGGCGCAGGCGATGTTGATGCGCGAGTAG
- a CDS encoding Rieske (2Fe-2S) protein — translation MNEANDISRRTLVRLGGVGVAAATLVLTGCAPADGGSGDAGTDSGSGSGSGAPQTPGASSTAPPPSGTEIAKLSAVAVGESIGVVVGGASLLIAQPTAGDVVAFSAICSHQQCIVAPAQTEFHCPCHGSRYDAATGDVLEGPALKPLTPIPVSVDGDSIVAS, via the coding sequence ATGAACGAGGCGAACGACATCAGCAGGCGCACACTCGTGCGGCTCGGAGGTGTGGGGGTGGCGGCCGCAACGCTCGTCCTCACCGGATGCGCTCCGGCCGACGGAGGATCCGGTGATGCCGGAACGGACTCCGGCTCGGGCTCGGGCTCCGGCGCCCCGCAGACGCCGGGCGCCTCCAGCACTGCTCCCCCGCCGAGCGGCACGGAGATCGCGAAGCTCAGCGCCGTCGCGGTCGGCGAGAGCATCGGTGTCGTCGTGGGCGGCGCGAGCCTGCTGATCGCGCAGCCGACCGCCGGGGATGTGGTGGCGTTCAGCGCCATCTGCTCGCATCAGCAGTGCATCGTCGCTCCGGCCCAGACGGAGTTCCACTGCCCGTGCCACGGCTCCCGCTACGACGCGGCGACGGGCGATGTGCTCGAGGGTCCGGCACTCAAGCCGCTGACGCCGATACCCGTCAGCGTTGACGGCGACTCCATCGTGGCGAGCTGA
- a CDS encoding sensor histidine kinase: protein MTHPTFSPDYPASVVGGELRLPKPPGVFRRFWARHPVLTDSLIAAVYAVPTFVGTVGMIVGWGESILPLWVSVLHLFAVAFIAGAVVFWRRRHPWLLMTTAWLLALVVYPLGTTDVLPILVALYSLAVYRSVRAAWIAFGVSLLVGTASAYIAVAALDSGALSPFGDDAPASASQTAVLMLIATLIGVTMGNRRRYLVALIDRARDLARERDQQAELATARERARIAREMHDIVAHSLTVMVTLADGSAATTARDPERAADAMRRVAETGRDALGDMRRMLGLLSEPGEAGTAAGELAPQPDLRALPALIDDFRALGMPVTLRTSGVPVTDGIIELTVYRIVQEALTNALRYAATAHTVTVDIRHAGEDVTVTVRDDAPTPSTTAAPGTGRGLIGMRERIALYGGTLDVGPRAGFGWQVHAQLRATSTSTTPTPTMTKVME from the coding sequence ATGACGCACCCCACCTTCTCCCCCGACTACCCGGCTTCGGTAGTCGGGGGAGAACTTCGTCTGCCGAAACCGCCCGGTGTGTTTCGGCGGTTCTGGGCACGGCACCCCGTGCTCACCGACTCACTGATCGCCGCGGTCTACGCCGTGCCGACGTTTGTCGGAACGGTCGGCATGATCGTCGGCTGGGGCGAGTCGATCCTCCCGCTCTGGGTGAGCGTGCTCCACCTGTTCGCGGTCGCGTTCATTGCCGGCGCGGTGGTGTTCTGGCGCCGCCGGCATCCGTGGCTGTTGATGACGACGGCGTGGCTGCTCGCCCTCGTTGTCTACCCACTCGGTACCACCGACGTGCTGCCGATCCTCGTCGCGCTCTACTCGCTGGCCGTCTACCGCTCGGTCAGGGCCGCTTGGATCGCCTTCGGCGTCTCCCTGCTTGTCGGGACGGCGTCCGCGTACATCGCGGTCGCGGCGCTCGATAGCGGCGCACTCTCCCCCTTCGGCGACGACGCCCCGGCATCTGCATCACAGACAGCCGTGCTGATGCTCATCGCGACCCTGATCGGCGTGACGATGGGCAACCGCCGCCGCTATCTCGTCGCCCTCATCGACCGCGCCCGCGACCTCGCCCGCGAACGCGATCAGCAGGCGGAGCTGGCCACGGCCAGAGAACGGGCGCGCATCGCCCGGGAGATGCACGACATCGTCGCGCACAGCCTCACCGTGATGGTCACACTCGCCGACGGCTCGGCCGCCACCACCGCACGCGACCCGGAGCGCGCGGCGGACGCGATGCGCCGGGTGGCAGAGACCGGCCGCGATGCGCTTGGCGACATGCGACGGATGCTCGGCCTGCTCAGCGAACCCGGCGAGGCCGGCACGGCCGCCGGTGAGCTGGCACCGCAGCCCGATCTGCGCGCCCTGCCCGCTTTGATCGATGACTTCCGCGCGCTCGGGATGCCGGTCACCCTCCGCACCAGCGGGGTCCCGGTCACCGACGGCATCATCGAACTGACCGTGTACCGCATCGTGCAGGAAGCGCTCACGAACGCGCTGCGCTACGCGGCGACGGCACACACCGTGACGGTCGACATCCGCCATGCGGGAGAGGACGTCACGGTGACGGTGCGCGACGACGCCCCGACGCCGTCCACGACCGCGGCACCGGGAACCGGACGCGGCCTGATCGGCATGCGGGAACGCATCGCGCTCTACGGCGGAACGTTGGACGTCGGCCCCCGAGCCGGCTTCGGCTGGCAGGTGCACGCGCAGCTCCGCGCGACGTCGACGTCCACGACGCCGACTCCGACGATGACGAAAGTGATGGAATGA